The following is a genomic window from Staphylococcus saccharolyticus.
ATACATATTACGTATTAAATATTTACATGAAAGTCCGACTTGGATGATTAATCATCATTGTCTAGAAGAAGCTACTGAATTTGTAAGAAATAACTACCACGTTGATTTAGAATTAGAAGATACTGATCATCCATTTACAGAAAATGACAGGCCTAAACCATCGTGGACACAATTATTCAAACCTGGCTATTTGAAAAGAATTGTTCTAGCGACAGCAGTTGCAACTTTACAAGGTATGCAATACTATGGCGTTGGCTTATATATACCAATAATTGCAACTTACATAATAAGTAAAGATAAAATGGGAGTATTATTAGGTACTGCAATTGTCAATATCGCAGGTATTATAGGGGCTTATATCAGCTCACAATTGACATATAAAGTCGGAACACGAAAACTAACGATGATTGGTTTCTCACTTGTATTAATTTCAATGGTATTAACTGGATTGTTCTATCATAATTTACCGATGATTATTAATACATTTCTCATAGGACTATTCTTATTCGGACATTCAGGAGGTCCAGGAACGCAGGGTAAAACAATAGGCGCATTATCATTTCCAACAGACCTACGTTCACAAGCTACTGGATTCGTTGAAGCTGTAAGTCGAACAGGGAGCATCATAGGTACTTTCGTTTTCCCTGTTATTTTAGCTGTGGTAGGTTTAACAAATACAATGTTAATCTTAGCTATCGTACCTTTAGTCGGATTAATCATTACCACTTCAATCAAATGGGAAGCTGTTGGTAAAAACGTAGAAGACGAGTAATTAGCTAGTTATAAATTATTAAAAAACCTCTTAGTGTGTAAGAGTTCTTTTGAACGACTACACAACTAAGAGGTTTCTTTTTAGTTAGGAAAAGTACCCGAATTAAATCCACCTTTCCACTGATTAAACGGCCAGTATCTAAATGTAACCTTACCTACGATTTGATCTTTATCAACGAGACCCACTTCTTCATAACGACTATCCACACTATTTTCTCGATTATCACCTAATACTAAATATTTATTTTTAGGAATTTTTATATTATCATTTGAACCTTTTAACTTTTTAGAAGTGAAGTTCTCAGTCAAATATTTACCTACTTTGTGCTTCTTATTGTAATCTAAATATGGTTCTGATACCTTTTTACTATTTAAATAAAGTTGGTCTTTTTTATATTGAACTGTATCTCCTGGCTTACCAATCAAACGTTTAATATAATCTTCACTTTTAGTGGCATGAAAGATTACTACATCACCACTTTCAATGTGATTAAGCGTTTTTGATATACGATTCACTATGACTCTATTTTTATCTTCAAAAGTAGGATGCATAGACTCCCCTTTAACGGTATAAGATGCAAATAAGAATTTTTGAACTAAACCTACGATGATAAGCGCAACTGCAATAGCAATAATCCATTCTAATATTTCTTTTTTCATGATTGAAGCTCCCTTGCTAAATGTTTTTATTTTTCTATTATGCAAATTTCAAAATAGTCATCATAGATATTTTTGATCCTTCGATTATCTTGATTATTACACAATTCCATTTTTTATTTTGATGTGCTGACCCGTTTTAATCTGGTCGTATTGTTTTTTAGATACTACAACGACCCGTTTCCCATGCTTAGTTTGAACCGTAATAGTATATAACTTTTCATGAGGTTTCATCTGTTGCTTTAACATATTCATTTGATAATCGATGTTATTTTTCTTTTCATGTTGGCTTTGTGACATTGATGCGAAAAGATAAAAGTACAACCAATTATTGTAGTAAGAAGTGGTTACAAACTGAGATGAATAAGACGTTCCTGAGCTATAAGGTCTTTTTGAAGGCATCATTGATCTCGATTTAAACTGTTGATTGCGTGTCGATTGATGATACTTTGATGCAACCTTATTCGATGACATACTGCTTGATTTAGCTGCTTGTTGTGCTGCACGTTGACTCGATTGTTGAGCATTGCGCGACGCATTAACAGCACTTGAACGGCTCATTGAAGAACTTGAAGATGTTGAACCTCTGGCTGAAGATGATGCGCTACTACTTGAACCTCCAGATGTTGCTGCATTCAATTCTGACGATAATGTGCTTAAAGAGGCTACGCTGATAATCATCATGAAGCAACTTAATTTAAATACAATTTGTTTCATCTTCTCACCTCTTTTTATTTAGATACTTCATCTTTCGAGACTGCTTTACCCTCTATATCATCGTCGCCATATATCATATAAGGTGGACGGTACACATGAATCTTTTTACCATCTTTAACAATATAAGGCTTTTTATTTCCATCATCTAAAATATGTTCATATACATGTTCCAAAGTTGTTTTTTCTAAATGCGAATGACCTTTCTTATCTTTGTACTTAATTTCTACATTCGGAGAATCTGAATTACCATTGTTTAAAACTTCATAGTATTCATACTCATATTTATCAGTTTTCTGACTTTCTATGGTTCCTTTTGTTTTCCGGAACTTACACTAAATTATAACAAATGATTTTTAAATTCATATTAATGTTTAGATAAAACAGAATTATTGAAAAGAAAATCTACAACTATAATGCATAAAATAATTATGCAATTCAAACGTAAA
Proteins encoded in this region:
- a CDS encoding proteophosphoglycan 5 — translated: MKQIVFKLSCFMMIISVASLSTLSSELNAATSGGSSSSASSSARGSTSSSSSMSRSSAVNASRNAQQSSQRAAQQAAKSSSMSSNKVASKYHQSTRNQQFKSRSMMPSKRPYSSGTSYSSQFVTTSYYNNWLYFYLFASMSQSQHEKKNNIDYQMNMLKQQMKPHEKLYTITVQTKHGKRVVVVSKKQYDQIKTGQHIKIKNGIV
- a CDS encoding MFS transporter; amino-acid sequence: MEIVKSKKDLFRIIDNADQKHTSKILLFMILGTIFLDAYDITILGTMTDQLTKQFNLSPAMLSVVMTSLPIGALFGAILGGTLAHKFGRKRILSIALLLLTLTSLGAALAPNLVVLLICRLIMGFAIGMDSPVAFTFIAEISNKWQKGRNVNYWQVVWYVAIVISALVVIAFFMMDTGQHLWRFAVGFGSLIALVLYILRIKYLHESPTWMINHHCLEEATEFVRNNYHVDLELEDTDHPFTENDRPKPSWTQLFKPGYLKRIVLATAVATLQGMQYYGVGLYIPIIATYIISKDKMGVLLGTAIVNIAGIIGAYISSQLTYKVGTRKLTMIGFSLVLISMVLTGLFYHNLPMIINTFLIGLFLFGHSGGPGTQGKTIGALSFPTDLRSQATGFVEAVSRTGSIIGTFVFPVILAVVGLTNTMLILAIVPLVGLIITTSIKWEAVGKNVEDE
- the lepB gene encoding signal peptidase I; the protein is MKKEILEWIIAIAVALIIVGLVQKFLFASYTVKGESMHPTFEDKNRVIVNRISKTLNHIESGDVVIFHATKSEDYIKRLIGKPGDTVQYKKDQLYLNSKKVSEPYLDYNKKHKVGKYLTENFTSKKLKGSNDNIKIPKNKYLVLGDNRENSVDSRYEEVGLVDKDQIVGKVTFRYWPFNQWKGGFNSGTFPN